GGTCTTCCTGCCCCAAACCGGTGCTGGCATGGATAAGGCTCGGCAAGATTAGCAAGGGCCCCGCGCGACTTGCAACCTGCAGTAGCGTTGTTCCATGGCTCCACGAGCCGACAACTGGGTCGCCCACGCCCGTCACCTTTAAAAGCGCCTCATTATGCGAGAACAGCAAATAAACTTGATTGATACATTAACAATTGCGCCCACATTTGCCCAAGCTAAAAGAGTCTTAAAAGACATTACAAGAGCAAGAGCATTGCAGCTGAAAATCTATTCAGTATCAAACCACGATGTCGTTCTATTCGACGGCCATGCCAAATGGAGCGAAGCTATGGGTAAAGTCACAAGATAAACGCGACAATGACAAAAGTGCTGACGTTTCTGTCTCTGTCAGCTCTTAAACCTGGGGACTGTTAACTTGGATGCAGCAAATGTCCTCGCCGGAGCCAATCAGTTCGCCGTCAGGCTTCCACCACAGTCGCATGAGCGTCGGGAGTTGATCATGATTGCAGCTCTGATCTATCACCCACACGTAGGCCTCATTCTTTTTGACACAGGCTCCTGCGAAGATGTTATCACAAGCTGTGGAACGAAAGCGCTGGAATGTGGCCCAAGAAATTGGGACAAAGCAGTACACGGACTTCCGGAGGCTATCAGAGCCACTGGGGCGGGTGAGATCACCGATGTTAAGGTAGTTGTGATGAGTCATCTTCATTGTGACCATGCAGGAGGTTTGGAGCATTTCTTGGGCACAGGTTAGTTGTCAGTGCGTTCCCCGCTGCCATAGAATATGCTAATGTAGGTTGCTGGTAGACATCGAAATTTGGTGTCACGAGGATGAGCTGAAAAATGCCTTTTGGGCATGTGCTACGGGAATAGGTCAAGGCCCATACCTGAAAGACTACCTCGTTATTGACCGCTTGAACTGGAGGACATTTACCGGGAAGGTTTTTGAGGTCTATCAGGGTATCATTTTGCATCACTGTCCGGGACATACAGCTGGATCCATTGCCATGCAACTTAACCTTGAGAAGACAGGCACGGTCTTGCTTACAGGAGATGCTTTCCATGTTAAGGAAAATTATGAACAGGGGATCCACCCTGGCACTCTGACAAGGGACTATAACGATTGGCATCGAAGCCGAAACGATTTGCGCAGTCTTGCTCAAGCAAGACAAGCGAAAGTTATTTTGGGACATGAGGAATCTTATTTCAGGACTTTGAAAATTAGTCCAGAATACACGGAATAAAAAAAGCAGAAGGGTTAATATTACCGAAACATCACAGGTAAATATTGATCCGTCTTTCATGGACATGCATCTACATGCTAGCTTGTGATCAGAATAAAGCGTAGGATCGCTTGAATGACTGAGTTTGAGGGATTTTACAATATATGCTCAGTTTAACACCTTCTGTTCAGTAAAAATGACTGGGAAACTGCATTCTCGCAGGCGGAAGGTATCTCCTGAATATGTTTTATAGTTCACAGTTAATCTCAAGCATTCGCTCCTCCATCGACAGCCCAGGTAGAGCCTGTAACGAAGCCAGAATCATCACTCAGAAGAAAAGTAACAACAGTCGCAATCTCAGATGTTGtaacaatagttgagcacttttggttgctgttgtgtagctcttttgagctccggagccatgttgggtttctcttcagttggtattcagtccccagctcaatctcttcacaGGCCAGACCCAGGCCACAGGTGAGATAACGTTTGattgggaccccatggaccttgacaCGATACCATTGCTCTGGTAGCTCGAccgatatcactgctggatctaCCTGCCGAGCCGCGGTGACCAATAGGTCTTTATAGTCAGGTAGgagcatagagcctagggtacctttctccaaaaggattgtgatcgctccagtgttggtatatcctgcatccaccacccggatgaatgctgggaagtgtgcctttgctactgctcggttgatggccagaatgatatcctctctctctgatcttggggcagccttgcctccctcccGGCGAAATAGGAATCTCCATGCCTCTTTGGGGCtgtctttggctggcttaagcttggttggatcaggctggctaactgcagcaactgcttggatttgtcggttcttctgcttctttttggtgacctcctgccattcctgccctccaggtctagtggaaagtgtgacggctcacatatgatagctcacatggcggctcaacactacggcaatgggtgatacatcacaaacaccatccagtcatgtcgccaacaatcctcttaaaacctcttcattacctagatagatttcctcttttcctttcttccccagagtcgatattctcgtcgatggctagttggctacaatagtctagataggaattcagtttgttattatctactattccgagcccgtgacagaaAGCAGTgtagctaggtctgcaaatgtgggttgttgccttgacttttggcttgttgcttcCCTTATCTCGGGGATCTCGCCgctattgtgttggttcATTTGGCTGgattgggcattggttgttgttggtgtatcctgcttcattggtttgattcgttggatagtgttctgggcctctgtgagctctgtgagaagcttgctaacttccagttccagctttgtgacccgctctagatagagcccttcatgaacctgctgttctgctctccagttggacagctcctctgctaggtgtgcttgtacctgttcctggaccatttgaaacacttcttgttgttggttctggaccgcttccaaagcacccaccaacacctgggcgtgtttgctcacatctagcaaagaggtttgatgctttggccttccaatcaatgacttttgtagactctttcgttgcctgattccaCTTCTGACCTCACTGGCCCGGCTTGGGGCCCGGCTTGGGGGCCCTG
The sequence above is a segment of the Aspergillus chevalieri M1 DNA, chromosome 6, nearly complete sequence genome. Coding sequences within it:
- a CDS encoding N-acyl homoserine lactonase family protein (COG:S;~EggNog:ENOG410PM9B;~InterPro:IPR001279,IPR036866;~PFAM:PF00753), coding for MSFYSTAMPNGAKLWLLNLGTVNLDAANVLAGANQFAVRLPPQSHERRELIMIAALIYHPHVGLILFDTGSCEDVITSCGTKALECGPRNWDKAVHGLPEAIRATGAGEITDVKVVVMSHLHCDHAGGLEHFLGTDIEIWCHEDELKNAFWACATGIGQGPYLKDYLVIDRLNWRTFTGKVFEVYQGIILHHCPGHTAGSIAMQLNLEKTGTVLLTGDAFHVKENYEQGIHPGTLTRDYNDWHRSRNDLRSLAQARQAKVILGHEESYFRTLKISPEYTE
- a CDS encoding uncharacterized protein (COG:S;~EggNog:ENOG410PW0J;~InterPro:IPR036291); the protein is MVPGGQEWQEVTKKKQKNRQIQAVAAVSQPDPTKLKPAKDSPKEAWRFLFRREGGKAAPRSEREDIILAINRAVAKAHFPAFIRVVDAGYTNTGAITILLEKGTLGSMLLPDYKDLLVTAARQVDPAVISVELPEQWYRVKVHGVPIKRYLTCGLGLACEEIELGTEYQLKRNPTWLRSSKELHNSNQKCSTIVTTSEIATVVTFLLSDDSGFVTGSTWAVDGGANA